Genomic DNA from Paenibacillus borealis:
AAGCCCGCAGCGTCTATAGATCAGGTGCCGCTGGAGTGGTGCTACTGTGACGGTGTGGTGCTGGATGTTACGCATAGGCAAGCGGGTGAAGCCATTGAGAAGCAGGATATCGAGCAGGCGCTGGCCAAGATCGGGTACGAGCTGAAGCCGCTGGATATTGTGCTGATCCGTACAGGTGCAGACCGTGATTGGGGCACGCCCCAATACCTTACGGATTATCCGGGCATGAGCAGAGAGGCCACGAAGCTGCTGACTGACCAGGGCATCCGGGTCATGGGCATTGACAGCTACGGGTTCGACCGTCCGTTCAAGAATATGATCGGCGATTATAAGCGAACCCGGGACAACGCCTATCTGTTTCCGGCCCATTTCTGGGGAAGAGAGCAGACCTATTGCCATATGGAGCGCCTGGCGAATCTGGAGCAGATTCCGGTTCCTTACGGGTTTAAGGTGGCTTGTTTTCCAATCAAGATCAGACAGGCAGGAGCGGCCTGGGTACGGGCAGTGGCCATTGTCGAAGAGCCTGCGGCAGAGTAAGTGAAATCTATCACCAAATATATGGAGGAGGCATTTCGAATGAATTATGAATTTGAACTCAAGGTAACGGGCGTTAAGGGGCATTGCCGGGCAGGGCATAAAGAAGGGGATATCATGAAGGTCTCTCCGCTGAACGCAGGCAATCTGTGCGGAACGGCATTCCATTCGGTCTTCCCGATGCTGCTGGCGCTGAATATGGATGCGAAGCTGCCGTGGGACCCAGAGGGTAATATTGTGCACTCGGCTTGTCCGGATCTGCGCAACCAGATGACGATGGAAATCCGCCGCATCCCGGTAGAGCCGTCTGAAGATTCCCCGTACGCGGGACGGATGCTGCAATCCAAATGAAGGGGAGGCCGCTCCATATGAGCAGAGCGAAGCAGTATGTTGAATTATTCAAGGAAAGAGACTCCATTTGTGTCTCCCATTATCCTGTGCCGATCTCCCAGCATACCGAGTCCGAAGTGTGGTCGCTGATGGAGCTTGAGCAGGTGAATACCAAAGATACGCCGACAGCCTTGTATCTGCATATTCCCTTCTGTGATGCAACCTGCTCGTTCTGCCCGTTCAACCGTTATCTGAAGAAGCAGGAGCAGGTGGATGATTATTTGGCTGCTGTCCGGAAGGAGATCGACAGGTATGCGGGTACGCCTTTTGGAAGCAGCATCACGGTTTCCTCCATTAATCTGGGCGGCGGAACCCCCTCCTGCCTCTCCTCGGAAGAGCTGACGGGAATATTGCAGCACATGAAGCAGGCTTTTCACGTTGCGGAGGACGCCATGATCTTCATTGAGGGCAACCCCCGGAATTTCACGGCTGACAAGCTTGAAGACTTAGCCCTGCAGGGATTAAACCGGATCAGTGTAGGGGTGCAGACCTTTCAGGAAGAGCTTGCCGGACTGCTGGGGTTATACCATAGTGTCGATGATTCCTTTGAGCTGGTGAAGAATGCCCGAAGCTGCGGAATTGATAATATCGGGATTGATCTGATGTACAATCTGCCCGGTCAGACACTGGATCAATGGCGGGCTGACATTCTCACCTCCATTGAGCAGGAGATTGACCATATCTGTGTGATTTCGTTCTGTGTGGTGCCGCATACGCAGATCGCTTCGCGTATAGCGGAAGGGAAGATTCCGGGAATCGGGGATGTCTACAGAGAGATCGAGCTGTATACCATCGCCAAGGAGATGCTGCTTGAGGCAGGTTATCTCCAGTACAGTGTGATTGATTTCGCCAAGCCGGGCAAGACGGACCGGCACGCGACTTTATATTTCAGCGAGCAGTCGCATATGATCGGGATCGGTGCGGCCGCGTTCGGTATCATCAACGGCTATATGTATGTCAACAGCGGCAATCTGAATGAATATATGTCCCGCGTGCAGGACGGGCTGCTCCCGGTCAATTGCGGGGAGAAAGCCGATGAGCTGGAGCTGGCGCATGGGGCAATGGCCAAGGGCCTGCGGATGCTGTCAGTCAGCCGTGCAGATTTCGTACGGATGTTCCGGCAGGAGCCGGAGGAGCTGTTCCCGGATACGATTGAGCGTCTGGTTCAGGACGGTCTGCTGATTCAGGATGCCGAAGGAATCCGGCTGACCGACGACGGAATTATATGGGGCAACAATGTCAGCAAGCAATTTTTCTCCTCTAAGTATGCGGATTACGGGCTGCAGCACCGGATGAAGCTGGCCAAGGGGCGTCCGGTGCAATCGGTTAAATAATAAGGAGGCTATAGCAAATGAGCGATATGTTGATGAGAGTCAATCCGCAGGTAGGCACCGCATTTGAAGGCATGTGCAAGGCGATTGAGGATACGGGGACGCTGGAGCCCAAGGTGCGGGAACTGGTCCGTTTGGCTTGTGTAGTGACTGACCGTTCTACCTACGGCATCCGGCTGCATGCACTGAAGGCTTATGAGCTGGGGGCGACCCCTGAGGAAGTGACGGAGACCGTTATGAATTGCCTGCCTGTGGCTGGTATTGAAGCTGTATCCTCCGGTCTGGCTGCGGCCATGACGGCACTGGAATCCAAGCGGGGTGTTCATCATGGCAGTTAAGACGTCCTATGAGCCATTCTACAATGTGTATCCCCATAGAGATCCGATCTGTGTGTCCCACTATCCGAATCCTGTGACCGAGATTGCTCCAGCCGACATTTATGGAGTGATGGATCTGAACAGTCAGCCTCCGGCGGACAATGTCGGTGCAGTCTATGTGCATGTTCCATTCTGTGCGTCAGTCTGTATCTTCTGCCCCTTCAACAAGATGGCTTATCAGGAGAAGCAGGTAGAGCAGTATATGGAGGCCGTCAAGGCCGAAATCGGCATCTATGCCTCTTCCCCCTATGCTTCACAGTCTACGATCAGTGCAGTTACGTTCGGGGGTGGCACGCCTTCGGCTCTGTCTGCCGAGCGGATGGTGGAGATGCTGAAGAGCGTGCAGGAGCATTACCGGGTGCTGCCGGATGCACAAATCTCGTTTGAAGGAAGCCCCGCTACCTTAACGCTGGAGAAAATGCAGGCCATCCGTGCCCAAGGGGCGAACCGGATCAGCATAGGGGTGCAGACCTTCAACGACAAAATGGGGCGGCATCTCCGGATGAGCCATGATTCGCACCGGGCCTTCGAGGTGCTGAACGAAGCGAAGGAAGCAGGCTTTGACAATATCGGGATTGATCTGATGTACAATCTGCCCGAGCAGACCATGGAGGAATGGCTGGAGGATGTCCGGACGGCCGTGCGGCTCGGAATTGATCATATCACTGTGTTCTCCCTGTGTGTCGTGCCGTTTACTGCGCTGTTCAAAATGATTAAGGAAGGCACGATTCCGCCTACCGGGGACGTTAATCTGGAAGTGGACATGTATCTGGAGGCCAAGCGGCTGCTGCAGGAAGAGGGATATGTTCAATATAGTGTGTGGGATTTCGCCAAGCCGGGCTTCGAAGACCGGCATGTCCTGCTGTACTACACCCAGCAGAAGGATTTGTTCGCGCACGGTCCGGCGGCCTTCGGTTATGTCAACAAGCTGATGTACATCAATCAGGGTGATATTCAGGAGTACAGCAGCCGTCTTCAGCAGCAGTTCCTGTCCGTCTTCATCGCCAGTAAAGCCGATGATCTGGAGGCGATGCATGGAATGATGGCCAAGGGCCTGCGCATGCTGTCGGTGAAGCGGAAGGATTTTGCCGGCATGTTCGGGTATCAGCCGGAAGAAGTCTTTGGTCCGACTATCGATGACCTGGTATCCAAAGGCCTGCTTGAAACGGATGAGCATGAGATTCGCCTGTCCGCCAAGGGCATTGTCTGGGGCAATAATGTATGCAAGGAATTCTTCTCGGAAGCGAATCAGCAGACGTTCGAGAGCCGTGTGAAGCTGGCACGCGGACAAAAACCGGCCGAGGTTACCGGGGAGGTCCTGAAGTGATGAAGCTGTCTGTCGGTACCAATTTTGATGACCGGTTACCTTTATTGCTGAAGGATTCACATGTGGATGTATTCTATGGCAAGTTATCCTCTGATCTGGTGGGCGGTGGCCGGCCAACGTTTGCGCTGCCAACCATTGACCGGACAAGGGTGGAGGAGCATGTGAAGCTCCTTCATGCCTACGGGTTCAAGTTCAATTACCTGCTGAATGCCACTTGTCTGGATAATCTGGAGACGACCAAGGAATTTCATTACCGCCTGCGCGAGCTGCTGGAATGGATCGGTACGCTGCAGCCGGAATATGTCACTGTGTCCCTCCCCATGCTGGTTGATATGGTGCGTACAGCGTTGCCCGACGTCAAGATCAGCTTGTCTACCTTTGCCAACGTCAACACGCTTAGACAGGCGCATTACTTTGAAGAACGGGGTGTCAGCGAGATTACCCTGCCCGAGAGCCGGAACCGTGATTTTTCCTTTCTGGAGAGCCTGCGCAAGAGTACCAGCTGCGACTATCAGCTCATTGCGACCAATGACTGCCTGCTGGATTGCCCGATGCGCCAGAATCATGCGAACTTTCAGAGCCATGCCTCGCAGTGCAATCATGTGACCGACGGCTTTGCGCTGGATTATTATATGCTGCGCTGCACCGAGCGCAAGCTCCAGCATCCCGAGGAGCTGCTGAAATCGCAATGGATTCGCCCGGAAGATATGCATATCTATGAGGAACTGGGATATCACAAATTCAAGCTGACCGAGCGGATGAAGACTACGGAGAAAATTGCGGATACGGCGCTGGCCTATTCCGGGCGGAGTTATCAGGGCAATCTGCTCAGTCTGCTCAACTCGCGGATGGCGGAGGCTGATTTCGAAATGCCCAATTTCTCCAAGAACATCAAGGAGGATTTCGCACCCTCCGAAAAAATGAGACAGGTCTACAGCCTGCTGTTCAGCTTCCAGGCGAACATTGACAATGAGAGTCTGGAGGGCTTCCTGGAGGGCTTCCGCGCTAAGCGATGTGACAGGATGGACTGTGACAAATGCGGCTACTGTGCCGAATGGGCCAGCCGGACTGTTCAAGTGGCGAAGCCGGGGGGAGCTGTTCTCCGGGAGTTTGAAGAGCTGTTTGCGGCGCTGGCTTCAGGCACTTTCTTCGAATCGGCCGCCGGAGCGCCGGTGACTTGGACGGCGGAGGGCCAGAGTCTCTATGAGGGGGTTGTGGGACGGAAGCCCGAGTTCATCCGTGACATGGCAAGCACGGAGATCCGGAAGAAAGCCGAGGAGCTTGCCGCAGCAAACGGAACAGGTCAGGTCTCCAGATATGATGTGGCCAAAGCCAATGTGCTGTGTACACCGGCTGATTTCCGGATGTTTGCACTCATGGACCTGAGGTCACTTGGATTTGATACGGCAGAGCTGGATGCAGAGGAGGCTGTGGGATGAAGAAGATGATCGGGCTCGCCGGGTCCATGAAGAAGCATCACAGCTCCAGTGAATATCTGTTGTCCGTCGCGCTCGAAGCAGCGGAGGAGCAGGGGGTGCAGACGGAACTGCTGCGGCTGAATGATTACAATATTCTTCCTTGTGAGGGCTGCGGCAACTGCATGAACGGCAAACCCTGCCATCTGCTGAAGAAGCCGGAGGATCAGTTGACAGAACTGTATGACAAGCTGAAGGAAGCGGATGGCTTTATCTTCTCTTCCCCGGTCTATGCACTCTCGCTTCCGGCAGTCTGGAAGAATTGGATCGACCGCTGCGAGCCCTGCTCCGCCGAGGATCTGGATTTTGAGCACTACAATTATGACCGGGTTGCCGGGGTGAAGGGCAAAGCGTTCAAGGGAAAGGTCGCCGGGCAGATTGTCGTCGCAGCGGGTCCGGGGCATGAATGGGCGCTGGCCTCTCTCATGCCTTGCTTCACGGCCATCAAGCTGTCCATGATCGCCAGCGCAGGCATCAGCCTGATTGAATACGACGGCCAGCCGGGTATCCGTAAACGCTCCTGGAGCAAACCGATTGAAGAAGCGGAATCCGCCAAAATGATGGCCCGGGCCGTCGGGCTGAGGGTTGCTTCGGCTCTGGGATTCTCCTACTTTGACAGCCCGGCGGAGCAGGGGCAGGTGCGCTGGGAACAGCAGCAGGAGCGCGCGGAGCTGGCCGGTGCCTGGTCTGCCTTCACTGTTCAGAACATCAGGGATGAGGAGGTCAGGCTCGGTGAGCTGGCGGAGAAGCAGCCGCATATCTTCGTCATTGGGGATCAGCAGGCCAGCAGCCGCTGCGGGCCGCTGCTGGAGCAGCTGGAGCAGCAATTCGGCGGCAGGGCAGCTTGTGCGCTGATCGCGAGAGTGGGGCAGCTGCCCCACTTCATTACCCATGAATTTGTGAAGGAGAAGACGGGGCAGGCAGTTCCCGGCTTCGAGCTGTATTATGACTGGGAAGACGCGCTGGCCTCACGGTGCTCCGTAGCACCCGGCCAGCCGGCCATTCTGGTGGGACGGACCAGGGAGGAGTGGCAGCTGTTTGCCGT
This window encodes:
- a CDS encoding cyclase family protein, giving the protein MRYQFIDLSVHMEQNPGELAPYGFEQTGHQEGADRFARQFDGSRKDFPDEEFLNMEMITASTHTGTHFDAPLHFGSMSEGKPAASIDQVPLEWCYCDGVVLDVTHRQAGEAIEKQDIEQALAKIGYELKPLDIVLIRTGADRDWGTPQYLTDYPGMSREATKLLTDQGIRVMGIDSYGFDRPFKNMIGDYKRTRDNAYLFPAHFWGREQTYCHMERLANLEQIPVPYGFKVACFPIKIRQAGAAWVRAVAIVEEPAAE
- a CDS encoding TIGR04076 family protein, whose amino-acid sequence is MNYEFELKVTGVKGHCRAGHKEGDIMKVSPLNAGNLCGTAFHSVFPMLLALNMDAKLPWDPEGNIVHSACPDLRNQMTMEIRRIPVEPSEDSPYAGRMLQSK
- the hemW gene encoding radical SAM family heme chaperone HemW, translated to MSRAKQYVELFKERDSICVSHYPVPISQHTESEVWSLMELEQVNTKDTPTALYLHIPFCDATCSFCPFNRYLKKQEQVDDYLAAVRKEIDRYAGTPFGSSITVSSINLGGGTPSCLSSEELTGILQHMKQAFHVAEDAMIFIEGNPRNFTADKLEDLALQGLNRISVGVQTFQEELAGLLGLYHSVDDSFELVKNARSCGIDNIGIDLMYNLPGQTLDQWRADILTSIEQEIDHICVISFCVVPHTQIASRIAEGKIPGIGDVYREIELYTIAKEMLLEAGYLQYSVIDFAKPGKTDRHATLYFSEQSHMIGIGAAAFGIINGYMYVNSGNLNEYMSRVQDGLLPVNCGEKADELELAHGAMAKGLRMLSVSRADFVRMFRQEPEELFPDTIERLVQDGLLIQDAEGIRLTDDGIIWGNNVSKQFFSSKYADYGLQHRMKLAKGRPVQSVK
- a CDS encoding carboxymuconolactone decarboxylase family protein, with product MSDMLMRVNPQVGTAFEGMCKAIEDTGTLEPKVRELVRLACVVTDRSTYGIRLHALKAYELGATPEEVTETVMNCLPVAGIEAVSSGLAAAMTALESKRGVHHGS
- the hemW gene encoding radical SAM family heme chaperone HemW, which produces MAVKTSYEPFYNVYPHRDPICVSHYPNPVTEIAPADIYGVMDLNSQPPADNVGAVYVHVPFCASVCIFCPFNKMAYQEKQVEQYMEAVKAEIGIYASSPYASQSTISAVTFGGGTPSALSAERMVEMLKSVQEHYRVLPDAQISFEGSPATLTLEKMQAIRAQGANRISIGVQTFNDKMGRHLRMSHDSHRAFEVLNEAKEAGFDNIGIDLMYNLPEQTMEEWLEDVRTAVRLGIDHITVFSLCVVPFTALFKMIKEGTIPPTGDVNLEVDMYLEAKRLLQEEGYVQYSVWDFAKPGFEDRHVLLYYTQQKDLFAHGPAAFGYVNKLMYINQGDIQEYSSRLQQQFLSVFIASKADDLEAMHGMMAKGLRMLSVKRKDFAGMFGYQPEEVFGPTIDDLVSKGLLETDEHEIRLSAKGIVWGNNVCKEFFSEANQQTFESRVKLARGQKPAEVTGEVLK
- a CDS encoding U32 family peptidase; translation: MKLSVGTNFDDRLPLLLKDSHVDVFYGKLSSDLVGGGRPTFALPTIDRTRVEEHVKLLHAYGFKFNYLLNATCLDNLETTKEFHYRLRELLEWIGTLQPEYVTVSLPMLVDMVRTALPDVKISLSTFANVNTLRQAHYFEERGVSEITLPESRNRDFSFLESLRKSTSCDYQLIATNDCLLDCPMRQNHANFQSHASQCNHVTDGFALDYYMLRCTERKLQHPEELLKSQWIRPEDMHIYEELGYHKFKLTERMKTTEKIADTALAYSGRSYQGNLLSLLNSRMAEADFEMPNFSKNIKEDFAPSEKMRQVYSLLFSFQANIDNESLEGFLEGFRAKRCDRMDCDKCGYCAEWASRTVQVAKPGGAVLREFEELFAALASGTFFESAAGAPVTWTAEGQSLYEGVVGRKPEFIRDMASTEIRKKAEELAAANGTGQVSRYDVAKANVLCTPADFRMFALMDLRSLGFDTAELDAEEAVG
- a CDS encoding flavodoxin family protein, translating into MKKMIGLAGSMKKHHSSSEYLLSVALEAAEEQGVQTELLRLNDYNILPCEGCGNCMNGKPCHLLKKPEDQLTELYDKLKEADGFIFSSPVYALSLPAVWKNWIDRCEPCSAEDLDFEHYNYDRVAGVKGKAFKGKVAGQIVVAAGPGHEWALASLMPCFTAIKLSMIASAGISLIEYDGQPGIRKRSWSKPIEEAESAKMMARAVGLRVASALGFSYFDSPAEQGQVRWEQQQERAELAGAWSAFTVQNIRDEEVRLGELAEKQPHIFVIGDQQASSRCGPLLEQLEQQFGGRAACALIARVGQLPHFITHEFVKEKTGQAVPGFELYYDWEDALASRCSVAPGQPAILVGRTREEWQLFAVDGTQGREIGRVVDYLEEAIV